DNA from Gracilinanus agilis isolate LMUSP501 chromosome 3, AgileGrace, whole genome shotgun sequence:
TCTGAGAGTCTATTGATAACCTAGCCAAGGCAAAATCTTTTGTATCTCAACCACCAATATAGGGATAGGAGTAGGAGCTGGTTTTATTTCATAAACAACTAGGAAATTCCATTTAGCAAAGTAACTTAGCATTGTCTGTGCAACTCATAATCTTAACTGTCTAGTACACTGAAGAGGGATAAAGTGACTCACTCACAGACACAcagccaatatatgtcagaggggAAATgtaaaatcagatcttcctggGGCCGAGGTCAATTCACTCTTCACTTCCCTACAGCTGCCTGCCTCATCACCTGCACCAGATCATGCTCAAAtcaattttaaaacttttcaccTAATTAATGCCGATGTGATTTCCTTTGTTGTAAACTAAGTCACAGAATAAGCGAACACTTTGTGTTGAGATGCTCACCCCAGTGGTTTCTGCTCCACTTTCAAACAGATGCTGTCTATGATTGTTCCTCACTGTACCAGAAGAATTACCGCATCTCTGGAGTGTATAAGCTCCCTGCTGATGAGTTCCTGGGAAGCCCTGAGCTGGAGGTGAGGTATCTTGAAGCACATTACCAACATTCTTATTCCTCCTAAGCTCCCACCTCAATAGAGATAGCAGACATTATTCACGGCctcagagagggaaatggaaaatagGAAGAACACCAAATATATAAAACAGAGCTAACATAATATTCTGTAGCTGCTCCCAAAACATGATTTTCTTTTGGTCAAGACAAGCCAAGGGAGGCATTCTGAAAGGCCTAAGGATCTTTACACAGCAAAGCTGCCAATATGAATCACATGTTTTTTGTGCATAAATATATGTCTGCTAGACAACCAATCTAAGCCTGGCCCACCCTGTCCTCTGCAGGTATTCTGTGACATGACGACTGCAGGTGGTGGCTGGACTGTTATCCAGAGACGGAAAAGTGGTCTCGTCTCTTTTCACCGTGACTGGAAGCAATATAAAGTGGGTTTTGGCAACATTCGTGGGGATTTCTGGCTGGGAAATGAAAACATCTACCGGCTATCCAGGCGCCCAACTACTCTCCGAGTTGAAATGGAGGTAATTGCTAGAACAGGTTCTATAAGGTAAGGCCAACAGACCGAAAGCAGGGATCCAGGATGAAGGCAGGGCACATGGTCAGTGAGGCTGGGTcctgtttatttttatgaaagagcTTATTTTGGTCAAGGGAATGGCTCCCTTTAAGACTAAATCATCTATGTATTCCTGCAGTACTGACCAGTCCTCCAAGATGGTGGtttacatttttacattcatCCTTATGATGTCCCTGAGCAGGAGACAGCAACAATGGATTATGAGCTACATTCCACAGACAGGGTAATGAAGAACAGAGAACCGAGGATAGCTCAAGGTCAAATGCTAAATCCAGGAATAAAGCTAGGTTTAaaactcaggtttcctgacttcCAGTTAAGGAAAGAAGAGTGATAACCAAGTTTTCATAGATTCTCTGCCAGAAAAGATACATgcctaaggaaaaaagaaatgatgccaAGATTTCACTTAGCCTCTTACAAAATGGCTGCTAGTAGGCTTCTTAAATAggactctttcctctctccaccagGACTGGGAGGGTGACGTACGCTTCGCTGAGTACAGTCACTTTACCTTGAGCAATGAGCTAAACAGTTACCGTCTCTTTGTGGGGAACTACAGTGGCAATGCAGGACGGGATGCTCTCCTTTATCACAATAACACAGCCTTCAGCACCAAGGACAAGGACAATGACAAGTGCTTAGACAACTGTGTCCAACTCAGAAAAGgtaaagagggaggggagggcagcAAATCCTGATGAAAGGGAGGGGATAGACAGAGTGGAATATATCTGGCTGAGTAGACAGAGTGGAATATATCACAGAACAACTGACATTTGGATTTAATGTTTTTGATACAGACCATCCTTACTGCTAttcaaaattaatatttcatATCGCCAGTTTCATATATCATCTAAACTCTATACACTTAGGCTTGAAgcatcagagctagaagggaccttaaagttCTTACAGTCcgacctcattttacaaattgggaaactgagggagggagagagagatcattTGGGTGTCCTCTTGAATAAACGACACGAATTTATTAGAATTAACCTCCTTCTTCTGATAGGTGGATACTGGTATAATTGCTGCACAGATTCCAACCTTAATGGGATTTATTATCGCCACGGTGAGCACAATCAGCACCCAGATGGCATCACCTGGTATGGCTGGCATGGCTCTAGCTACTCCCTCAGGAAGGTGGAGATGAAGATCCGCCCTGAAGACTTTGTACCCTAAAAAGTAGCTTGTACTATAAGAGGGATGCAGAAGTTCTAGGAGACAAATAAGGTTGGGGTGGGGCACCAATAAGGTAGTAGGATAGGGGTAGGGATGGGAAATCACCTTGTAATCAAGCACCAATGAAATCACTCATTTCATCTAGAAAAGCACAAGCCTTGTCAGGCTCAGCCAAAGACCAACATAACATTAACAAGATCCGTACCAGCATCAGGGAGGGACATCAGATAGGGAGAGACGTTTAAAACTCTTAGGGCATTCTTCTCAGTGGGTCAGAACTGGCTTAGTTTAACCTGGGCCTTCTGAACCAGCAGTAGCTTAAAACCACTCTCTTGTCCTGCATGATTCATGTTTCAGGAGAAAATCATCAGGAGTTAGTACCTTATGCTTTCTCCAGGGCCATGATTAAGTGAAGACAGAAAACAAATCTCTTGTAAAAATGAACTGTATTATTTCAGACCTCAGGAGAGATACCAAGGTTGGGGATAAGGTGAGGATGGCAAAGAGTTCCTATTtcaaaacccagtgaaattgcttttgGTCTCAACAATTCTTTAACAGAGTAACTGCTCTGTTGAAGGTGAGCTACCTTAGCAGTCTTAGCTGCTCAAAGAAAACTCCAGGGAATTGGACCTTGTAATCAGAGTCTCAGCAACTCACCTTCCTGCCCTCAATCATAATAGAGTACAAAAAAGAATGAGGTACACAGAGTGATCCAGGTAAGAACTGGAGAGAAGATGCATAGGTCACTATTAGAAGCTCTCATAAGACTAAGTGGGAATCAAAGAACTGCTAGGTACACAGGATGCTGGCAAGGAATTTCACCATAGTCCAATGGATAACCAAGTAATCTGAGCCCAGACATTTAATATAGAAAGAGCTATTCTCATTCTTCAGAACTAAGGAGCAAGAATTATAGTCAGAGAACTTTAAAATTAGAAGGgctcttagaaattatctagaaCCTTCCAGCTCCGAAATTCTGGTTCTAGTCTGAGGCCCTTTTTCCAGGTACTTAGGAAACTAAGGCCTTGagtggttaagcaacttgtctaaGGTCCCTAGGCTATGACTTAAGTCTCCAAAAATTCcaagaaaaattggaaagctGAGCGActattttatcatttcatatcacaattataccaaaacaaaaatatagtaaGAGATGCTCTGGGGAGAGAAGGCAGAAGTAGACAGATTTCTTGTAGCAATTTAAAGTTCTACTAGAACCCCAAACAGTTAGATGTTCCATAATGCCataatttttctatctttatctcaaaactgtcattttaaaaatgtttaaagaagcATGAACACATGCACGTGCACACAAATTTGGGagaacatattgttttgatttagGACTTCACACTGCAGTGGAGCTGACAAAAAGAACaatatcattaaaaataactaCCATGGTTACAAGCCAATGAGAATTATGGAACCTTGATATTGGAGGGAGAAAGCAAGCTTAAGTTAATTCACTGTACTTAAGTCATCTGTAAATAGCAAGTTTGGTTCTTGGATGtgatctttgtttttaatttaaatgttactGGCTTGGAAACGATGCTAAGCAATTAACAGGTTGAAATCacagtatattttattttcttagatgGGAGGATCCAAAGAGTGAACTCAGATTCCTTCAGAAAACAGCCTCGCTGCCTAAAAATGTTAATAGttaatatatctatttttgttcatttattaagAGAAGGGATCAAATGGGGGCCTGACTCTAATAATAGTAGCTGAAGGATGGAGAAGGATGGTATCATGGCTCATACTGTATATAGGCATCTGACTTTGTAAAAactttgttttgtgttttaaatgtttcaatatttttctgtctctgcAATAAACTTTTAAACCCATGTAACCTTAAATTTCTAATCTTTATCTGTCCAGCTTGCTTTCAGTACAGCATGGCATAAAGTTTTCTGGAAAATCAGAGGATTGAaactacaataacaacaatagctgAGAGAGGTTATGTCCCTtctctggggtcacacagccagtaaagtCTCAGTCAGGACTGCTGCCATTTAGAAAAAGGGTCAAGAACCTTTAAGTCCTATCTAGTATTCAAAGAAACCCAAGAAACAGAGAAAGCACAGAAAGACcagcaatgataataataagagtGCCAGTGTGGCCTTTCTACCGTGGGCAGTAGATGACAAAAGCTGTTGGTGCCCCTCTGTTTCAATGCCTACTGCTGGTCTATGCTCACAATTTCTTACATCTTTCACCACTTTGtcttaaaatgctttgcaaataaatAAGCACCTTTTCTGAGCACATAAGAAAGTTAAGGTATGGAGAGGAAGAGttctttattttagtttattctttTAGTTCAGGGTAGCTAGATGACTCTATGGATAGAAAGTTGGGTgcagagttgggaagacttgggttcaaatctgccctctgatatttcctactggtgtgaccctgggcaagtcacttaacctccattgcctagctccgtgttggtgaacctatgtcaTGTGTGCTAGAGGGGGCTCTTCCCTTCCCTGCTCCTGAGGGTATTTCTCACAatactcacccctctgcccagcagcccaatgggagtgcttcctccctcccctctggggtaaggaggggggCAGGAAGGAATGGTTCACATGAGgggtgagggttgcagtttgggcactcgggctctaaaaggttcaccatctggcctagcctttactgctcttccaccttagaaatTATACTCATTAtcaattcaaagatggaaggtaaaaattataaaaaattaagtgaataaaATCATGTCAAGAGTGAGAAGGCTGTATCAACCTCTGCCTCTTTAGGAAGTCATCCTTCCTTCTTAAACATGGTCAGCCCTGCTTCTAATAAACCAGCCTCAAGGAATCCAATGTTTGCTTAATATTATCTATTTACAGACCTGTAATGTACTATCCTTTGGAAATCAGAGGGAATCAACTTTGATCCTCTGACTGGAAAGCCATGGAGTTGAACTGAGATATCAGTGGGTTACTGGGAGATGAGGCAAATAAAGAGAGCAAAGAGGAATGGCCTCCTGGGAAACAGACACTCTAAAAGAAAACTTCTAAACCCAATCATTAGGCTCTGCAACAACCATACCAACACTATGACAGAAAGAGTCAAAAgattgggaaggaagaagaggagagaaagaatggacTCTGTTGTTTAGGATCCATGGACCTCAAAGGGCataatctctcttcttccttttctatacCTCACTGGACCCAGAGCAAGGTCAGGCTGGCCTGTCTGGTTTGCTTATATATTTGGGAGAAAGTTTCTcttggaaggggaggggaaagtactttgttggaaaattagaaaaatgttccCAATCCCATAGCTGACAATGGATGTGGACCTTTAGGAGCAGCTACTTCTGCAGGCAAGAAGGTCCCCTGGAGCCTGTTCCAAAGGTATCAAAAAATTTTTCTTCTGATCAGCTACCTCTCATTGTTACTTTCTATTCTTTTTGAGATTTCTCTATCTCACCCTGGCTGGAAGGGCAGCAACCCCTTCTGGCATGATCCCAACCCAGAAGTGATTGTTTCTGACCTGTACTGGCTTCTCCCTCCAAGGTGTCTTGGTAGCTCCCCTGTTCCCAGGAGGCATGCCACCACATGATGCCAGATGTAGTACAGACACCTGATCCATGGTAGTCCCACTTCAGCTCAGAACCCTTGTGCTCGAGTGATCCATCAGTCTCCACCTCCCTGCTGGCAGGGGTAATTGGTGTGTGCCACCATATCTGGCCAACCAATTCTCTCCTTAGAAATGTGTGATAGGGGATTGGTTGCCACCACACACACGTCTAGACTAGGCAGGGCAGTAAAGGTGACTCCTCCATAGAAATGAAGCAATTTCCCCCGGTGTACTCTTTTCTAGCCTTCAGTTGCTGACTTTGGCCTGGCTTCCTGTCTGGGTGTTTGTTTTGATTGATATCTGACGCTGAATTGTCAAGTACACCATGTGGGGAGGGCACAATATTGTTCCCCAGTGTGGAAATAGGCAGAGGCTCCAGACCtcatttgaaacaaaaaaatgattCCATTCTTCAGAGTTATCCCTTTTCATCTGTCCAATGGTCAATTCAATTCCAACATATATGAAATACCTACTATGGTGCCAAGAATTGTACAAGATGCTGGGGATCCAAAGCCAAGGCAGCCTGCTCTCTAGAAGTTCATGCTCCACACAGCTGCTTTTCTCTACTTTGCACATAAAAGGTGATTAATAAACGTTTACCAAATGGAAAATTAACTAAATTTTCTGTGGAGTACAATTCCCCTGGACAAAATGACTTTAACTggtttatatttctttgttttaagccTCACAGGTCTCAGTGTTAACTCCAGCCTAAGGGTTGCATTTCAAATGTTGCTTGTCCTGTTGGGTCATGCTGCTAACCATAATGGAAAAGAATACTGCCAAGCCTGTGACTTATACAAAACAAGCAACACTAAGAACTACTATAGGCTAAA
Protein-coding regions in this window:
- the ANGPTL7 gene encoding angiopoietin-related protein 7; translated protein: MPTITLCSLVWLLIFTLTFTSHPASLEKPPKRKTPAQLKAAMCCEESRGLKAQIANLTSLLGVLSKKQESDWVNVVMQVMELESHTKQMATRLTEAESKFSQLNNQIDMMQLQAAQTVTQTSADAVYDCSSLYQKNYRISGVYKLPADEFLGSPELEVFCDMTTAGGGWTVIQRRKSGLVSFHRDWKQYKVGFGNIRGDFWLGNENIYRLSRRPTTLRVEMEDWEGDVRFAEYSHFTLSNELNSYRLFVGNYSGNAGRDALLYHNNTAFSTKDKDNDKCLDNCVQLRKGGYWYNCCTDSNLNGIYYRHGEHNQHPDGITWYGWHGSSYSLRKVEMKIRPEDFVP